One Megalopta genalis isolate 19385.01 chromosome 5, iyMegGena1_principal, whole genome shotgun sequence DNA window includes the following coding sequences:
- the LOC117221074 gene encoding serine protease inhibitor 3/4 isoform X6, whose translation MRMLKESILVAFLIALAMGSPAPRSDALRAVSQGTNDFSASLFQAVAQENPGNLIMSPLSAAVVLAMAAYGARGETEKQLKAVLHSPNPDKLAMHGYEELITSLNSVKENTLNLANKAFLNNKFSLKPTYQSLTENYFKSKTQLVDFAQSAQAANEINSWVSDKTNNHIKDLIGSGDVDADTALVLVNAVYFKGLWKDKFDPAATQSLPFHVNGNTVKNVPTMHRQDHYKYGELPEINAKFIEIPYKGDSLSMVIILPNEVNGLAEVEKKVQNINLSDVLSQGIVQEVQLYLPKFKIESKLDLNSPLKKLGLTDMFSSHANFSGIADAELVVSKVVQKAFIEVNEEGSEAAAATALFFNYSSLSIGPITRMNIDKPFVYAIIHKSQNSEGKGIFTIVFSGCVAEPSI comes from the exons ATGAGGATGT TGAAGGAAAGTATCTTAGTCGCGTTCCTTATTGCACTAGCAATGGGTTCACCAGCACCTAGGTCAGATGCATTGCGCGCTGTGTCACAAGGAACAAATGACTTTTCAGCATCACTATTCCAG GCTGTGGCACAAGAAAATCCAGGCAATCTTATAATGAGTCCTCTTAGTGCAGCTGTTGTACTTGCTATGGCTGCTTATGGAGCTCGTGGTGAAACAGAAAAACAGTTAAAAGCTGTACTACATTCACCCAATCCAGATAAACTTGCaatgcatggatatgaagaacTTATCACTTCTCTAAAT AGTGTTAAAGAAAACACACTTAACCTGGCGAATAAAGCATTTCTCAACAAtaaatttagcttgaaaccaactTACCAGTCATTGACAGAGaattacttcaaatccaaaacTCAATTAGTTGACTTTGCCCAGTCTGCACAGGCTGCAAACGAAATTAACTCATGGGTTAGTGACAAGACAAACAACCACATTAAGGACCTTATAGGATCTG GTGATGTCGATGCGGACACGGCATTAGTGCTAGTTAACGCAGTATATTTTAAGGGTCTGTGGAAAGATAAATTCGATCCTGCAGCCACCCAATCATTGCCATTCCACGTTAATGGAAATACAGTAAAGAATGTACCTACTATGCATAGGCAAGATCACTACAAGTACGGCGAACTTCCCGAGATAAATGCTAAATTCATTGAAATACCGTATAAG GGAGATTCACTGAGTATGGTCATCATTCTTCCAAATGAAGTTAATGGTTTGGCTGAAGTAGAAAAGAAGGTACAGAACATAAACCTCAGCGACGTTCTAAGTCAAGGAATCGTACAGGAGGTGCAGTTATACCTTCCAAAGTTCAAGATCGAAAGTAAACTAGACCTAAACTCTCCTTTGAAGAAG CTTGGATTGACTGATATGTTCAGTTCTCACGCTAACTTCTCTGGTATTGCTGACGCCGAATTAGTTGTCAGCAAAGTTGTACAAAAGGCATTTATTGAAGTGAATGAAGAAGGTAGTGAAGCCGCAGCTGCCACAG CGTTATTTTTCAACTACTCGAGCCTCTCTATCGGACCTATCACAAGAATGAACATTGATAAACCGTTCGTTTATGCTATTATTCACAAATCTCAGAACTCGGAAGGCAAAGGCATTTTTACAATTGTATTTAGTGGTTGTGTTGCCGAGCCttcgatttaa
- the LOC117221074 gene encoding serine protease inhibitor 3/4 isoform X2, with amino-acid sequence MRMLKESILVAFLIALAMGSPAPRSDALRAVSQGTNDFSASLFQAVAQENPGNLIMSPLSAAVVLAMAAYGARGETEKQLKAVLHSPNPDKLAMHGYEELITSLNSVKENTLNLANKAFLNNKFSLKPTYQSLTENYFKSKTQLVDFAQSAQAANEINSWVSDKTNNHIKDLIGSGDVDADTALVLVNAVYFKGLWKDKFDPAATQSLPFHVNGNTVKNVPTMHRQDHYKYGELPEINAKFIEIPYKGDSLSMVIILPNEVNGLAEVEKKVQNINLSDVLSQGIVQEVQLYLPKFKIESKLDLNSPLKKLGLTDMFSSHANFSGIADAELVVSKVVQKAFIEVNEEGSEAAAATDLILKTTSLMVFNPVDFTVNRPFYCSIVYHANDSDKNADAVVSLFSAVVSEPEI; translated from the exons ATGAGGATGT TGAAGGAAAGTATCTTAGTCGCGTTCCTTATTGCACTAGCAATGGGTTCACCAGCACCTAGGTCAGATGCATTGCGCGCTGTGTCACAAGGAACAAATGACTTTTCAGCATCACTATTCCAG GCTGTGGCACAAGAAAATCCAGGCAATCTTATAATGAGTCCTCTTAGTGCAGCTGTTGTACTTGCTATGGCTGCTTATGGAGCTCGTGGTGAAACAGAAAAACAGTTAAAAGCTGTACTACATTCACCCAATCCAGATAAACTTGCaatgcatggatatgaagaacTTATCACTTCTCTAAAT AGTGTTAAAGAAAACACACTTAACCTGGCGAATAAAGCATTTCTCAACAAtaaatttagcttgaaaccaactTACCAGTCATTGACAGAGaattacttcaaatccaaaacTCAATTAGTTGACTTTGCCCAGTCTGCACAGGCTGCAAACGAAATTAACTCATGGGTTAGTGACAAGACAAACAACCACATTAAGGACCTTATAGGATCTG GTGATGTCGATGCGGACACGGCATTAGTGCTAGTTAACGCAGTATATTTTAAGGGTCTGTGGAAAGATAAATTCGATCCTGCAGCCACCCAATCATTGCCATTCCACGTTAATGGAAATACAGTAAAGAATGTACCTACTATGCATAGGCAAGATCACTACAAGTACGGCGAACTTCCCGAGATAAATGCTAAATTCATTGAAATACCGTATAAG GGAGATTCACTGAGTATGGTCATCATTCTTCCAAATGAAGTTAATGGTTTGGCTGAAGTAGAAAAGAAGGTACAGAACATAAACCTCAGCGACGTTCTAAGTCAAGGAATCGTACAGGAGGTGCAGTTATACCTTCCAAAGTTCAAGATCGAAAGTAAACTAGACCTAAACTCTCCTTTGAAGAAG CTTGGATTGACTGATATGTTCAGTTCTCACGCTAACTTCTCTGGTATTGCTGACGCCGAATTAGTTGTCAGCAAAGTTGTACAAAAGGCATTTATTGAAGTGAATGAAGAAGGTAGTGAAGCCGCAGCTGCCACAG ATTTAATTCTGAAGACAACCTCGTTGATGGTTTTCAACCCCGTGGATTTCACCGTCAATCGCCCATTCTATTGTAGCATTGTATACCATGCGAACGACAGCGATAAGAACGCGGATGCCGTCGTATCATTGTTCAGTGCTGTTGTATCCGAACCAGAAATCTAA
- the LOC117221074 gene encoding serine protease inhibitor 3/4 isoform X8 has product MRMLKESILVAFLIALAMGSPAPRSDALRAVSQGTNDFSASLFQAVAQENPGNLIMSPLSAAVVLAMAAYGARGETEKQLKAVLHSPNPDKLAMHGYEELITSLNSVKENTLNLANKAFLNNKFSLKPTYQSLTENYFKSKTQLVDFAQSAQAANEINSWVSDKTNNHIKDLIGSGDVDADTALVLVNAVYFKGLWKDKFDPAATQSLPFHVNGNTVKNVPTMHRQDHYKYGELPEINAKFIEIPYKGDSLSMVIILPNEVNGLAEVEKKVQNINLSDVLSQGIVQEVQLYLPKFKIESKLDLNSPLKKLGLTDMFSSHANFSGIADAELVVSKVVQKAFIEVNEEGSEAAAATGVIGVGATWHKNPIPRLEVNKPFVYAVLHKSEQSRGEAVSTTLFSGHVHQP; this is encoded by the exons ATGAGGATGT TGAAGGAAAGTATCTTAGTCGCGTTCCTTATTGCACTAGCAATGGGTTCACCAGCACCTAGGTCAGATGCATTGCGCGCTGTGTCACAAGGAACAAATGACTTTTCAGCATCACTATTCCAG GCTGTGGCACAAGAAAATCCAGGCAATCTTATAATGAGTCCTCTTAGTGCAGCTGTTGTACTTGCTATGGCTGCTTATGGAGCTCGTGGTGAAACAGAAAAACAGTTAAAAGCTGTACTACATTCACCCAATCCAGATAAACTTGCaatgcatggatatgaagaacTTATCACTTCTCTAAAT AGTGTTAAAGAAAACACACTTAACCTGGCGAATAAAGCATTTCTCAACAAtaaatttagcttgaaaccaactTACCAGTCATTGACAGAGaattacttcaaatccaaaacTCAATTAGTTGACTTTGCCCAGTCTGCACAGGCTGCAAACGAAATTAACTCATGGGTTAGTGACAAGACAAACAACCACATTAAGGACCTTATAGGATCTG GTGATGTCGATGCGGACACGGCATTAGTGCTAGTTAACGCAGTATATTTTAAGGGTCTGTGGAAAGATAAATTCGATCCTGCAGCCACCCAATCATTGCCATTCCACGTTAATGGAAATACAGTAAAGAATGTACCTACTATGCATAGGCAAGATCACTACAAGTACGGCGAACTTCCCGAGATAAATGCTAAATTCATTGAAATACCGTATAAG GGAGATTCACTGAGTATGGTCATCATTCTTCCAAATGAAGTTAATGGTTTGGCTGAAGTAGAAAAGAAGGTACAGAACATAAACCTCAGCGACGTTCTAAGTCAAGGAATCGTACAGGAGGTGCAGTTATACCTTCCAAAGTTCAAGATCGAAAGTAAACTAGACCTAAACTCTCCTTTGAAGAAG CTTGGATTGACTGATATGTTCAGTTCTCACGCTAACTTCTCTGGTATTGCTGACGCCGAATTAGTTGTCAGCAAAGTTGTACAAAAGGCATTTATTGAAGTGAATGAAGAAGGTAGTGAAGCCGCAGCTGCCACAG GAGTAATTGGCGTAGGCGCGACTTGGCATAAAAACCCCATCCCACGATTGGAAGTTAATAAACCATTCGTTTATGCTGTTCTTCACAAATCGGAGCAATCAAGAGGCGAAGCCGTTTCTACAACCTTATTTAGCGGACATGTTCACCAGCCTTGA
- the LOC117221074 gene encoding serine protease inhibitor 3/4 isoform X5 — MRMLKESILVAFLIALAMGSPAPRSDALRAVSQGTNDFSASLFQAVAQENPGNLIMSPLSAAVVLAMAAYGARGETEKQLKAVLHSPNPDKLAMHGYEELITSLNSVKENTLNLANKAFLNNKFSLKPTYQSLTENYFKSKTQLVDFAQSAQAANEINSWVSDKTNNHIKDLIGSGDVDADTALVLVNAVYFKGLWKDKFDPAATQSLPFHVNGNTVKNVPTMHRQDHYKYGELPEINAKFIEIPYKGDSLSMVIILPNEVNGLAEVEKKVQNINLSDVLSQGIVQEVQLYLPKFKIESKLDLNSPLKKLGLTDMFSSHANFSGIADAELVVSKVVQKAFIEVNEEGSEAAAATAILFSLTSSSYQSIPRMEIDKPFVYTIIHKSQNSEGKAIPTVLFSGRVTDPSI; from the exons ATGAGGATGT TGAAGGAAAGTATCTTAGTCGCGTTCCTTATTGCACTAGCAATGGGTTCACCAGCACCTAGGTCAGATGCATTGCGCGCTGTGTCACAAGGAACAAATGACTTTTCAGCATCACTATTCCAG GCTGTGGCACAAGAAAATCCAGGCAATCTTATAATGAGTCCTCTTAGTGCAGCTGTTGTACTTGCTATGGCTGCTTATGGAGCTCGTGGTGAAACAGAAAAACAGTTAAAAGCTGTACTACATTCACCCAATCCAGATAAACTTGCaatgcatggatatgaagaacTTATCACTTCTCTAAAT AGTGTTAAAGAAAACACACTTAACCTGGCGAATAAAGCATTTCTCAACAAtaaatttagcttgaaaccaactTACCAGTCATTGACAGAGaattacttcaaatccaaaacTCAATTAGTTGACTTTGCCCAGTCTGCACAGGCTGCAAACGAAATTAACTCATGGGTTAGTGACAAGACAAACAACCACATTAAGGACCTTATAGGATCTG GTGATGTCGATGCGGACACGGCATTAGTGCTAGTTAACGCAGTATATTTTAAGGGTCTGTGGAAAGATAAATTCGATCCTGCAGCCACCCAATCATTGCCATTCCACGTTAATGGAAATACAGTAAAGAATGTACCTACTATGCATAGGCAAGATCACTACAAGTACGGCGAACTTCCCGAGATAAATGCTAAATTCATTGAAATACCGTATAAG GGAGATTCACTGAGTATGGTCATCATTCTTCCAAATGAAGTTAATGGTTTGGCTGAAGTAGAAAAGAAGGTACAGAACATAAACCTCAGCGACGTTCTAAGTCAAGGAATCGTACAGGAGGTGCAGTTATACCTTCCAAAGTTCAAGATCGAAAGTAAACTAGACCTAAACTCTCCTTTGAAGAAG CTTGGATTGACTGATATGTTCAGTTCTCACGCTAACTTCTCTGGTATTGCTGACGCCGAATTAGTTGTCAGCAAAGTTGTACAAAAGGCATTTATTGAAGTGAATGAAGAAGGTAGTGAAGCCGCAGCTGCCACAG CGATACTTTTCAGTCTCACGAGTTCGAGTTACCAATCCATCCCAAGAATGGAAATTGATAAACCATTCGTTTATACCATTATCCACAAATCCCAGAATTCAGAAGGCAAAGCCATTCCTACAGTTTTATTTAGCGGACGTGTTACTGATCCTTCGATTTAA
- the LOC117221074 gene encoding serine protease inhibitor 3/4 isoform X4 — protein MRMLKESILVAFLIALAMGSPAPRSDALRAVSQGTNDFSASLFQAVAQENPGNLIMSPLSAAVVLAMAAYGARGETEKQLKAVLHSPNPDKLAMHGYEELITSLNSVKENTLNLANKAFLNNKFSLKPTYQSLTENYFKSKTQLVDFAQSAQAANEINSWVSDKTNNHIKDLIGSGDVDADTALVLVNAVYFKGLWKDKFDPAATQSLPFHVNGNTVKNVPTMHRQDHYKYGELPEINAKFIEIPYKGDSLSMVIILPNEVNGLAEVEKKVQNINLSDVLSQGIVQEVQLYLPKFKIESKLDLNSPLKKLGLTDMFSSHANFSGIADAELVVSKVVQKAFIEVNEEGSEAAAATGIILFGSSSSYQPIPRMEIDKPFAYTIIHKSQNSEGKAILTILFGGHVTDPSI, from the exons ATGAGGATGT TGAAGGAAAGTATCTTAGTCGCGTTCCTTATTGCACTAGCAATGGGTTCACCAGCACCTAGGTCAGATGCATTGCGCGCTGTGTCACAAGGAACAAATGACTTTTCAGCATCACTATTCCAG GCTGTGGCACAAGAAAATCCAGGCAATCTTATAATGAGTCCTCTTAGTGCAGCTGTTGTACTTGCTATGGCTGCTTATGGAGCTCGTGGTGAAACAGAAAAACAGTTAAAAGCTGTACTACATTCACCCAATCCAGATAAACTTGCaatgcatggatatgaagaacTTATCACTTCTCTAAAT AGTGTTAAAGAAAACACACTTAACCTGGCGAATAAAGCATTTCTCAACAAtaaatttagcttgaaaccaactTACCAGTCATTGACAGAGaattacttcaaatccaaaacTCAATTAGTTGACTTTGCCCAGTCTGCACAGGCTGCAAACGAAATTAACTCATGGGTTAGTGACAAGACAAACAACCACATTAAGGACCTTATAGGATCTG GTGATGTCGATGCGGACACGGCATTAGTGCTAGTTAACGCAGTATATTTTAAGGGTCTGTGGAAAGATAAATTCGATCCTGCAGCCACCCAATCATTGCCATTCCACGTTAATGGAAATACAGTAAAGAATGTACCTACTATGCATAGGCAAGATCACTACAAGTACGGCGAACTTCCCGAGATAAATGCTAAATTCATTGAAATACCGTATAAG GGAGATTCACTGAGTATGGTCATCATTCTTCCAAATGAAGTTAATGGTTTGGCTGAAGTAGAAAAGAAGGTACAGAACATAAACCTCAGCGACGTTCTAAGTCAAGGAATCGTACAGGAGGTGCAGTTATACCTTCCAAAGTTCAAGATCGAAAGTAAACTAGACCTAAACTCTCCTTTGAAGAAG CTTGGATTGACTGATATGTTCAGTTCTCACGCTAACTTCTCTGGTATTGCTGACGCCGAATTAGTTGTCAGCAAAGTTGTACAAAAGGCATTTATTGAAGTGAATGAAGAAGGTAGTGAAGCCGCAGCTGCCACAG GAATAATTCTCTTCGGCTCGAGTTCGAGTTACCAACCCATCCCAAGAATGGAAATTGATAAACCATTCGCTTATACCATTATCCACAAATCTCAGAATTCAGAAGGCAAAGCCAttcttacaattttatttggCGGACATGTTACTGATCCTTCGATTTAA
- the LOC117221074 gene encoding serine protease inhibitor 3/4 isoform X9: MRMLKESILVAFLIALAMGSPAPRSDALRAVSQGTNDFSASLFQAVAQENPGNLIMSPLSAAVVLAMAAYGARGETEKQLKAVLHSPNPDKLAMHGYEELITSLNSVKENTLNLANKAFLNNKFSLKPTYQSLTENYFKSKTQLVDFAQSAQAANEINSWVSDKTNNHIKDLIGSGDVDADTALVLVNAVYFKGLWKDKFDPAATQSLPFHVNGNTVKNVPTMHRQDHYKYGELPEINAKFIEIPYKGDSLSMVIILPNEVNGLAEVEKKVQNINLSDVLSQGIVQEVQLYLPKFKIESKLDLNSPLKKLGLTDMFSSHANFSGIADAELVVSKVVQKAFIEVNEEGSEAAAATGLIAVGLSGNFRPIPRMEIDKPFVYAVLHKSQNSRANAISTTLFSGHVTEP, translated from the exons ATGAGGATGT TGAAGGAAAGTATCTTAGTCGCGTTCCTTATTGCACTAGCAATGGGTTCACCAGCACCTAGGTCAGATGCATTGCGCGCTGTGTCACAAGGAACAAATGACTTTTCAGCATCACTATTCCAG GCTGTGGCACAAGAAAATCCAGGCAATCTTATAATGAGTCCTCTTAGTGCAGCTGTTGTACTTGCTATGGCTGCTTATGGAGCTCGTGGTGAAACAGAAAAACAGTTAAAAGCTGTACTACATTCACCCAATCCAGATAAACTTGCaatgcatggatatgaagaacTTATCACTTCTCTAAAT AGTGTTAAAGAAAACACACTTAACCTGGCGAATAAAGCATTTCTCAACAAtaaatttagcttgaaaccaactTACCAGTCATTGACAGAGaattacttcaaatccaaaacTCAATTAGTTGACTTTGCCCAGTCTGCACAGGCTGCAAACGAAATTAACTCATGGGTTAGTGACAAGACAAACAACCACATTAAGGACCTTATAGGATCTG GTGATGTCGATGCGGACACGGCATTAGTGCTAGTTAACGCAGTATATTTTAAGGGTCTGTGGAAAGATAAATTCGATCCTGCAGCCACCCAATCATTGCCATTCCACGTTAATGGAAATACAGTAAAGAATGTACCTACTATGCATAGGCAAGATCACTACAAGTACGGCGAACTTCCCGAGATAAATGCTAAATTCATTGAAATACCGTATAAG GGAGATTCACTGAGTATGGTCATCATTCTTCCAAATGAAGTTAATGGTTTGGCTGAAGTAGAAAAGAAGGTACAGAACATAAACCTCAGCGACGTTCTAAGTCAAGGAATCGTACAGGAGGTGCAGTTATACCTTCCAAAGTTCAAGATCGAAAGTAAACTAGACCTAAACTCTCCTTTGAAGAAG CTTGGATTGACTGATATGTTCAGTTCTCACGCTAACTTCTCTGGTATTGCTGACGCCGAATTAGTTGTCAGCAAAGTTGTACAAAAGGCATTTATTGAAGTGAATGAAGAAGGTAGTGAAGCCGCAGCTGCCACAG GGCTGATTGCCGTGGGCTTGAGTGGGAATTTCCGACCCATCCCACGAATGGAAATTGATAAACCATTCGTTTATGCTGTTCTCCACAAATCTCAGAATTCAAGAGCGAATGCCATTTCTACAACCTTATTTAGCGGACATGTTACTGAGCCTtga
- the LOC117221074 gene encoding serine protease inhibitor 3/4 isoform X3 translates to MRMLKESILVAFLIALAMGSPAPRSDALRAVSQGTNDFSASLFQAVAQENPGNLIMSPLSAAVVLAMAAYGARGETEKQLKAVLHSPNPDKLAMHGYEELITSLNSVKENTLNLANKAFLNNKFSLKPTYQSLTENYFKSKTQLVDFAQSAQAANEINSWVSDKTNNHIKDLIGSGDVDADTALVLVNAVYFKGLWKDKFDPAATQSLPFHVNGNTVKNVPTMHRQDHYKYGELPEINAKFIEIPYKGDSLSMVIILPNEVNGLAEVEKKVQNINLSDVLSQGIVQEVQLYLPKFKIESKLDLNSPLKKLGLTDMFSSHANFSGIADAELVVSKVVQKAFIEVNEEGSEAAAATAILFSLTSSSYQSIPRMEIDKPFVYALLHKSQNSEGKAIPTILFSGRVTNPSI, encoded by the exons ATGAGGATGT TGAAGGAAAGTATCTTAGTCGCGTTCCTTATTGCACTAGCAATGGGTTCACCAGCACCTAGGTCAGATGCATTGCGCGCTGTGTCACAAGGAACAAATGACTTTTCAGCATCACTATTCCAG GCTGTGGCACAAGAAAATCCAGGCAATCTTATAATGAGTCCTCTTAGTGCAGCTGTTGTACTTGCTATGGCTGCTTATGGAGCTCGTGGTGAAACAGAAAAACAGTTAAAAGCTGTACTACATTCACCCAATCCAGATAAACTTGCaatgcatggatatgaagaacTTATCACTTCTCTAAAT AGTGTTAAAGAAAACACACTTAACCTGGCGAATAAAGCATTTCTCAACAAtaaatttagcttgaaaccaactTACCAGTCATTGACAGAGaattacttcaaatccaaaacTCAATTAGTTGACTTTGCCCAGTCTGCACAGGCTGCAAACGAAATTAACTCATGGGTTAGTGACAAGACAAACAACCACATTAAGGACCTTATAGGATCTG GTGATGTCGATGCGGACACGGCATTAGTGCTAGTTAACGCAGTATATTTTAAGGGTCTGTGGAAAGATAAATTCGATCCTGCAGCCACCCAATCATTGCCATTCCACGTTAATGGAAATACAGTAAAGAATGTACCTACTATGCATAGGCAAGATCACTACAAGTACGGCGAACTTCCCGAGATAAATGCTAAATTCATTGAAATACCGTATAAG GGAGATTCACTGAGTATGGTCATCATTCTTCCAAATGAAGTTAATGGTTTGGCTGAAGTAGAAAAGAAGGTACAGAACATAAACCTCAGCGACGTTCTAAGTCAAGGAATCGTACAGGAGGTGCAGTTATACCTTCCAAAGTTCAAGATCGAAAGTAAACTAGACCTAAACTCTCCTTTGAAGAAG CTTGGATTGACTGATATGTTCAGTTCTCACGCTAACTTCTCTGGTATTGCTGACGCCGAATTAGTTGTCAGCAAAGTTGTACAAAAGGCATTTATTGAAGTGAATGAAGAAGGTAGTGAAGCCGCAGCTGCCACAG CGATACTTTTCAGTCTCACGAGTTCGAGTTACCAATCCATACCAAGAATGGAAATTGATAAACCATTCGTTTATGCTCTTCTCCACAAATCTCAGAATTCAGAAGGCAAAGCCATTCCTACAATTTTATTTAGCGGACGTGTTACTAATCCTTCGATTTAA
- the LOC117221074 gene encoding serine protease inhibitor 3/4 isoform X7 yields the protein MRMLKESILVAFLIALAMGSPAPRSDALRAVSQGTNDFSASLFQAVAQENPGNLIMSPLSAAVVLAMAAYGARGETEKQLKAVLHSPNPDKLAMHGYEELITSLNSVKENTLNLANKAFLNNKFSLKPTYQSLTENYFKSKTQLVDFAQSAQAANEINSWVSDKTNNHIKDLIGSGDVDADTALVLVNAVYFKGLWKDKFDPAATQSLPFHVNGNTVKNVPTMHRQDHYKYGELPEINAKFIEIPYKGDSLSMVIILPNEVNGLAEVEKKVQNINLSDVLSQGIVQEVQLYLPKFKIESKLDLNSPLKKLGLTDMFSSHANFSGIADAELVVSKVVQKAFIEVNEEGSEAAAATGLIMMKLSLVYAVDFTVNRPFYYSIVYHENDGDRNANTVVSLFSGVVTEPKI from the exons ATGAGGATGT TGAAGGAAAGTATCTTAGTCGCGTTCCTTATTGCACTAGCAATGGGTTCACCAGCACCTAGGTCAGATGCATTGCGCGCTGTGTCACAAGGAACAAATGACTTTTCAGCATCACTATTCCAG GCTGTGGCACAAGAAAATCCAGGCAATCTTATAATGAGTCCTCTTAGTGCAGCTGTTGTACTTGCTATGGCTGCTTATGGAGCTCGTGGTGAAACAGAAAAACAGTTAAAAGCTGTACTACATTCACCCAATCCAGATAAACTTGCaatgcatggatatgaagaacTTATCACTTCTCTAAAT AGTGTTAAAGAAAACACACTTAACCTGGCGAATAAAGCATTTCTCAACAAtaaatttagcttgaaaccaactTACCAGTCATTGACAGAGaattacttcaaatccaaaacTCAATTAGTTGACTTTGCCCAGTCTGCACAGGCTGCAAACGAAATTAACTCATGGGTTAGTGACAAGACAAACAACCACATTAAGGACCTTATAGGATCTG GTGATGTCGATGCGGACACGGCATTAGTGCTAGTTAACGCAGTATATTTTAAGGGTCTGTGGAAAGATAAATTCGATCCTGCAGCCACCCAATCATTGCCATTCCACGTTAATGGAAATACAGTAAAGAATGTACCTACTATGCATAGGCAAGATCACTACAAGTACGGCGAACTTCCCGAGATAAATGCTAAATTCATTGAAATACCGTATAAG GGAGATTCACTGAGTATGGTCATCATTCTTCCAAATGAAGTTAATGGTTTGGCTGAAGTAGAAAAGAAGGTACAGAACATAAACCTCAGCGACGTTCTAAGTCAAGGAATCGTACAGGAGGTGCAGTTATACCTTCCAAAGTTCAAGATCGAAAGTAAACTAGACCTAAACTCTCCTTTGAAGAAG CTTGGATTGACTGATATGTTCAGTTCTCACGCTAACTTCTCTGGTATTGCTGACGCCGAATTAGTTGTCAGCAAAGTTGTACAAAAGGCATTTATTGAAGTGAATGAAGAAGGTAGTGAAGCCGCAGCTGCCACAG GTCTTATTATGATGAAACTGTCATTGGTGTACGCCGTGGATTTCACCGTCAATCGGCCATTCTATTATAGCATTGTATACCACGAAAACGATGGCGATAGGAACGCGAATACCGTCGTATCATTGTTCAGTGGTGTTGTAACCGAACCAAAAATCTAA